The following proteins come from a genomic window of Nitrosopumilaceae archaeon AB1(1):
- a CDS encoding DDE-type integrase/transposase/recombinase encodes MIKPNHHAEMYELGKFRVRSQKDYNKWYNVNSTGNDLKCSCYDNKFRHSDCKHIHVIKTRIMKNSFSKKFKIMSRDDFKICKFCDSDNITKYGFKKTKSGNNQRFKCLECNKIFTTNYGFESMRYDGVIITSALQMYFSGMSVRKISDHFEMLGTGVSHVSIYKWICKYSKSISEYLTNITPDYLLWFRADEVWLNIKGKQNYLFASICDDTRFFIAKDIADTKFQHNADHLLEMTKQVAGNKNPKHFITDRLLAYMKSSKKIFGKDTLHTRHIHLKGDKQNNKMERFNGSFRDREQAFRGLKKQVSSIIDGYYIYYNFTRKHLALNGSTPSESAGIVIDGKNKWKILSQNASLNQYDD; translated from the coding sequence ATGATAAAACCAAATCATCATGCTGAAATGTACGAATTAGGTAAATTTAGAGTGAGATCACAAAAAGATTACAACAAATGGTACAATGTTAATTCAACTGGTAATGATTTAAAATGCTCATGCTACGATAATAAGTTTAGACATTCTGATTGTAAACATATTCATGTTATCAAGACTAGAATAATGAAAAACAGTTTTTCAAAGAAATTCAAAATAATGAGCAGAGATGATTTTAAAATCTGTAAATTTTGTGATTCAGATAATATCACTAAATATGGATTTAAAAAAACAAAAAGTGGAAATAACCAACGATTCAAATGTTTAGAATGTAATAAAATATTCACTACAAACTATGGCTTTGAATCTATGCGATATGATGGTGTTATAATTACAAGTGCTTTACAGATGTATTTTTCAGGCATGAGTGTTAGAAAAATATCTGATCACTTTGAGATGTTGGGAACTGGTGTATCTCATGTATCAATTTACAAATGGATATGCAAATACTCTAAATCCATATCTGAATATTTGACAAATATAACGCCTGATTATCTACTNTGGTTTAGGGCAGATGAAGTATGGCTAAATATCAAAGGAAAACAAAATTATCTATTTGCTAGTATCTGTGATGATACTAGGTTCTTTATCGCTAAGGATATAGCAGATACTAAATTTCAACATAATGCAGATCATCTATTAGAAATGACTAAACAAGTTGCAGGTAATAAAAACCCTAAACATTTCATTACAGATAGACTACTAGCATACATGAAATCAAGTAAGAAAATATTTGGTAAAGATACTTTACATACTAGACACATTCACTTGAAAGGGGATAAACAAAATAATAAAATGGAACGATTTAATGGTTCATTTAGAGATAGAGAACAAGCATTTAGAGGTCTTAAAAAACAAGTTAGTTCTATTATAGATGGATATTATATTTACTACAATTTTACTAGAAAACATCTAGCATTAAACGGGTCAACTCCTAGTGAATCAGCAGGTATTGTTATTGATGGTAAGAATAAATGGAAAATACTATCTCAAAATGCTAGTTTGAACCAATATGATGATTAA
- a CDS encoding cupin, giving the protein MNKKINISRIKGMKIKKYFTGDVILRDITAKIGTPNQVMYFVTFKTASKLSRTKLHKHTGDQILLGMDGQGSVEYFKKTNNDKQFKIKRISKVILKKGDIIRIPANTLHTHGSTTNKTDFSHIAINLHNKGRNVKTTWYETDNLKITKIVK; this is encoded by the coding sequence TTGAATAAAAAGATCAACATTTCAAGAATTAAAGGAATGAAAATAAAGAAATACTTTACAGGGGATGTAATTTTACGTGATATCACTGCTAAAATTGGTACACCAAATCAGGTAATGTATTTTGTGACATTTAAAACAGCATCAAAACTATCAAGGACCAAACTGCATAAACATACAGGTGATCAAATACTTTTGGGAATGGATGGGCAAGGTAGCGTAGAGTATTTTAAAAAAACCAACAATGACAAACAATTCAAGATCAAACGAATAAGCAAAGTCATTTTGAAAAAGGGTGATATTATACGCATACCTGCAAATACATTGCACACTCATGGTTCCACCACTAATAAAACTGATTTTTCACATATTGCTATAAATCTACACAACAAAGGCAGAAACGTCAAGACCACATGGTATGAAACGGATAATCTCAAAATTACAAAGATTGTAAAATAA
- a CDS encoding RNA-guided pseudouridylation complex pseudouridine synthase subunit Cbf5, with amino-acid sequence MILSHLKNLTVIDEDLTDDSFGSYIDKRSVEQLFNYGLILLDKPPGPTSHETVAWTKRILNLPKIGHSGTLDPAVSGVLPLGLGNATKALGVLLLGPKEYYALGRIHSFLDGKKLDDALSNFRGPIYQKPPQRSSVLRQTRVRTIHELELLEQKERLLLLRVLCESGTYIRKLYYDLGEVLGNGSTMIELRRSRVHQFSESDHLVTLYELTDAYNEWKDNQNDTKLRQIIRPIEQVFSEMKSVIIRDSAVGALCHGAQLAIPGVLQVSKDLKKGDFVAVYTQKNEIVAIAEAQLNPEEIKNMVKGQAFITKRIIMDVDVYPKRWSSKTPRSDLSSSPKV; translated from the coding sequence TTGATACTTTCTCATTTAAAGAATCTTACCGTTATTGATGAAGATCTGACAGATGATTCGTTTGGAAGTTATATAGATAAACGAAGTGTTGAACAATTATTCAATTACGGTTTAATCTTATTAGATAAACCACCGGGTCCTACAAGTCATGAGACTGTTGCATGGACAAAGCGCATTTTAAATTTACCAAAAATTGGTCATAGTGGAACATTAGATCCTGCAGTATCTGGTGTATTGCCCTTGGGTCTTGGTAATGCTACAAAGGCACTTGGTGTATTGCTTTTGGGTCCAAAGGAATACTATGCTCTTGGTCGAATACATTCATTTCTTGATGGTAAGAAATTGGATGATGCTCTCTCAAATTTTCGTGGACCAATTTATCAAAAACCACCACAACGCTCCTCTGTACTACGACAAACTCGTGTGCGTACCATACATGAATTGGAACTGTTGGAGCAAAAAGAACGTCTATTATTATTAAGAGTATTATGTGAGTCTGGTACATACATTCGTAAATTATACTATGATCTTGGAGAGGTGTTAGGTAATGGCTCTACCATGATTGAATTGAGACGAAGCCGTGTCCATCAATTCTCTGAATCCGATCATCTTGTTACTTTGTATGAATTGACAGATGCATATAATGAATGGAAAGATAATCAAAATGACACAAAATTGAGGCAAATAATTCGTCCCATAGAACAAGTATTTAGCGAAATGAAATCTGTTATTATTCGTGATTCTGCTGTTGGAGCGTTATGCCATGGAGCACAACTTGCAATTCCCGGAGTACTTCAAGTATCTAAAGATCTCAAAAAGGGTGATTTTGTTGCAGTATATACTCAAAAAAATGAGATTGTGGCCATTGCCGAAGCACAATTGAATCCTGAAGAAATTAAAAATATGGTAAAGGGACAGGCATTCATTACAAAGAGAATAATTATGGATGTGGACGTCTATCCAAAAAGATGGTCTAGTAAAACACCAAGGAGTGATTTATCTTCTTCCCCCAAAGTTTGA
- a CDS encoding cytidylate kinase family protein, which translates to MTKSIIVSGPPAVGKTTVALGLAQEFALNYVSGGDILKNLAKEKGFDPTGNDWWDTKPGMEFLKQRTLNSDFDIHVDEQLKKIFDKNNAVLTSYTLPWLVNGGVKIWLEGSHPNSAKRMQVRDNISAENAMEITKTRYDQNKILYKKLYNFDFGMDETIFDIILNTDNLDAKQVLTNIINQVRDML; encoded by the coding sequence TTGACAAAATCTATCATTGTATCTGGACCTCCCGCCGTGGGCAAAACAACAGTTGCACTAGGTTTGGCACAAGAATTTGCTTTAAATTATGTGAGCGGTGGTGATATACTCAAAAATTTAGCCAAAGAGAAAGGATTTGATCCAACCGGTAATGATTGGTGGGATACTAAACCTGGTATGGAGTTTTTAAAACAGCGTACCTTGAATTCTGATTTTGACATACATGTTGATGAACAATTAAAAAAAATATTTGATAAAAATAATGCTGTTCTTACTAGCTATACACTTCCATGGCTTGTAAATGGGGGTGTAAAAATTTGGTTGGAGGGCTCACACCCAAACAGTGCCAAACGTATGCAGGTGCGTGATAATATTTCTGCTGAAAATGCCATGGAAATTACAAAAACCCGATATGACCAAAATAAAATCTTGTATAAAAAATTATACAATTTTGATTTTGGTATGGATGAAACCATCTTTGATATAATTTTGAATACTGATAATCTTGACGCAAAACAGGTTTTGACTAATATTATAAATCAGGTAAGGGATATGCTTTGA
- a CDS encoding EMC3/TMCO1 family protein, giving the protein MDILPLFMDVILQGDLFGVSEGPLGSADPIIKGTIPSLLGILGFALLLNLFNSGIRKKMIDQDKLKRIMRETKAWQKERMAAFRSKNTAKQAELNKKSSYMSKLNMEMMQMNMRPMMITFIPLILIFYFVLPPLFSYTVALSPIPLNVIPGDFFQLTCTLENVDGTICAQENEVYFWAWYFLCSIAFSGMILKLTKTSMDFN; this is encoded by the coding sequence ATGGATATTTTACCATTATTTATGGACGTAATATTACAAGGTGATCTATTTGGTGTGAGCGAAGGTCCACTTGGAAGTGCTGATCCTATAATAAAGGGTACTATTCCATCACTGCTTGGAATACTTGGATTTGCTCTACTGTTAAATTTATTTAATTCTGGCATTAGGAAAAAAATGATTGATCAAGATAAACTAAAGAGAATCATGCGTGAAACTAAAGCATGGCAAAAAGAAAGAATGGCTGCATTCCGATCTAAAAATACTGCAAAACAAGCAGAGTTGAATAAAAAATCATCCTATATGAGCAAACTCAACATGGAGATGATGCAGATGAATATGCGTCCAATGATGATAACTTTTATTCCACTTATCTTGATATTTTATTTTGTATTGCCACCATTATTTTCTTACACTGTTGCACTCTCTCCAATACCACTTAATGTAATACCTGGTGACTTTTTCCAACTTACATGTACACTAGAAAATGTTGATGGTACTATTTGTGCCCAAGAGAACGAAGTCTACTTTTGGGCATGGTACTTTTTATGCTCAATCGCATTTAGCGGCATGATCCTAAAATTAACAAAAACCTCTATGGATTTTAATTGA
- a CDS encoding adenylate kinase — protein MLYLAESKKIVIVGIPGVGKTTLVEEIRIALSKDYDTSVCSFGTMMLDTAKSIGITNRDELRKLDILKQRELQNMVAQKLADMTNDFVIIDTHAFVKTPVGFYPGLPESILHIIMPHHFVSVSAKPEEIYNRRMKDNTRNRDVVSLNFIKRELAMQDAMISSCSVLAGSPIHTVLNSEGNLIATVNEIIEAITH, from the coding sequence GTGCTCTACTTGGCAGAAAGTAAGAAAATTGTCATTGTTGGAATTCCAGGTGTGGGAAAAACCACTTTGGTCGAAGAAATTCGTATTGCACTTTCTAAAGATTATGATACATCCGTGTGTAGTTTTGGTACTATGATGTTAGATACTGCAAAATCAATCGGGATAACTAATAGAGATGAATTACGAAAACTTGATATTTTAAAACAACGTGAGTTACAAAATATGGTTGCTCAAAAATTAGCAGATATGACTAATGATTTTGTGATTATAGACACACATGCTTTCGTTAAAACACCTGTGGGGTTTTATCCTGGTCTACCTGAATCCATATTGCACATAATAATGCCACATCATTTTGTATCTGTATCTGCAAAACCTGAGGAGATCTATAACCGAAGAATGAAGGATAATACCCGAAATCGTGATGTTGTGTCCCTAAATTTTATAAAACGCGAACTTGCCATGCAAGATGCTATGATATCTAGTTGTTCTGTATTGGCAGGATCTCCAATACATACGGTTTTAAACTCTGAAGGTAATTTGATTGCCACCGTAAATGAAATCATTGAGGCGATAACACATTGA
- the secY gene encoding preprotein translocase subunit SecY, with protein MAEGTLTSVIRKVVAKAEPYLPQVPKPKKKLSLQVRLMWCGLALLIYMVMGQTPLFGATTPDFDFLAFARVIFASQQGTLVELGIGPIVTAGLLMQLLRGSDILKFDFKKPEERGIFQTATKLVTYIVIVVESIVYGIAVYGPGIADPTILYILVAQLMASAVIIMFLDELLQKGWGIGSGISLFIMAGVAQQILWSMFSPLPAGDGGTIGIIPYLGQWITGGGGQFLDVLFRSNQLPSIFGLCLTGGILLILIYTQGIKIEIPIVSTKYRGFSATFPIKLMYVSNIPVILASALTANAVFIGQIFWANFNPSNTNVFMNIIGQFDPTSPSTPIGGLIYYVTPPRGLDLVALDPLRGVLYVIFITCVVVVFGKLWVELGGLSPKSAAKNLLDADVQVPGFRQSNQPIETLLNRYIPSVTIIGSVILGVLAGVSDILGVFGTGIGILLMVDILINYYNQLVREQVEVVMPRLGALLGRK; from the coding sequence ATGGCTGAAGGTACTCTTACCTCAGTTATCCGTAAAGTTGTAGCAAAGGCTGAACCATATCTGCCACAAGTTCCAAAACCAAAAAAAAAATTATCACTCCAAGTACGTCTAATGTGGTGTGGTTTAGCACTACTCATCTATATGGTGATGGGTCAGACTCCTCTGTTTGGAGCGACAACACCTGATTTTGACTTTCTAGCATTTGCTAGAGTAATTTTTGCCTCACAACAAGGCACTCTTGTAGAATTGGGTATTGGACCTATAGTCACTGCAGGACTACTCATGCAACTACTTCGAGGTTCAGATATTCTAAAATTTGATTTCAAAAAGCCTGAAGAGAGGGGCATATTTCAAACTGCTACTAAACTTGTGACATACATTGTGATTGTCGTAGAATCTATAGTGTATGGTATTGCCGTATATGGACCTGGTATTGCAGATCCTACGATTCTATACATCTTGGTTGCGCAATTGATGGCGTCTGCTGTCATAATTATGTTCCTTGATGAATTACTTCAAAAAGGTTGGGGCATTGGCAGTGGAATTAGTCTATTTATTATGGCCGGCGTAGCCCAACAGATTCTGTGGAGTATGTTCAGTCCTCTACCTGCCGGTGATGGCGGTACTATTGGAATAATTCCATATTTGGGTCAATGGATCACAGGCGGAGGTGGGCAATTTTTAGATGTACTATTCAGATCAAATCAACTGCCTAGCATATTTGGACTGTGTCTTACAGGTGGCATTTTACTCATTTTAATATACACTCAAGGTATTAAAATTGAAATTCCAATTGTGTCTACAAAGTATAGAGGATTTTCTGCCACATTTCCTATCAAACTCATGTATGTCTCCAACATTCCTGTCATCCTTGCATCTGCACTCACGGCAAACGCTGTTTTTATAGGACAAATATTTTGGGCCAACTTTAACCCAAGTAATACTAATGTCTTTATGAATATTATTGGTCAATTTGATCCTACTAGTCCTTCTACGCCTATAGGCGGATTAATTTACTATGTAACACCACCGCGTGGTCTTGACTTGGTGGCACTAGACCCACTACGTGGAGTCTTGTATGTCATATTCATTACTTGTGTTGTAGTGGTGTTTGGTAAACTCTGGGTAGAGCTTGGGGGATTATCTCCAAAGAGTGCTGCTAAAAATCTACTTGATGCTGATGTACAAGTACCTGGATTCAGACAATCGAATCAACCAATTGAGACACTACTGAATCGTTACATTCCGTCTGTGACTATTATTGGCTCTGTCATTCTTGGAGTTCTTGCCGGCGTATCTGATATCTTGGGTGTATTTGGTACTGGTATTGGAATTTTACTAATGGTGGATATTTTGATAAATTACTACAACCAGCTTGTACGTGAACAAGTTGAAGTGGTTATGCCTCGTTTAGGTGCTCTACTTGGCAGAAAGTAA
- a CDS encoding uL15 family ribosomal protein, which yields MVTRLRKTRKFRGSRTHGWGQVAQHRASGHKGGLGMSGLLKHHFSTMLKEDPNHFGHSTTKPPHSNNVKKWISVRELDDLYVKYGVEQDGKKVINLQSLGFEKLLGGGSTNNAYTVKIKRFTKSASEKVKGAGGEVLTKDG from the coding sequence TTGGTAACACGTCTACGTAAGACCCGAAAATTCCGCGGTTCTAGAACTCACGGGTGGGGTCAAGTCGCTCAACACCGTGCTAGTGGTCACAAAGGTGGACTTGGAATGTCTGGTCTACTCAAACACCATTTTAGTACCATGCTCAAAGAAGATCCAAATCACTTTGGACATAGTACTACCAAACCCCCTCACTCTAATAATGTAAAAAAATGGATCAGTGTACGTGAATTAGATGATCTATATGTAAAATATGGTGTAGAACAAGATGGTAAAAAAGTGATAAATCTCCAAAGTCTTGGATTTGAAAAACTACTTGGTGGTGGCAGTACAAACAATGCGTATACGGTCAAGATTAAACGCTTTACAAAATCTGCCTCTGAAAAAGTTAAAGGTGCAGGCGGCGAGGTTTTAACCAAAGATGGCTGA
- a CDS encoding 50S ribosomal protein L30: MAQAYLVVRIRGQADVPYWAHTTMNLLKLEKKFRATILPIKDNTLGMLDKVKHYVSWIELDESLAKELLEKKARKSGYVKVTDADLKELGFSSFDELAKSLSSGESVLSKLKPLKPWFALAPPRKGFKKSSKKLYGQKGILGHNKDLDELVRRMI; the protein is encoded by the coding sequence ATGGCACAAGCGTATCTAGTAGTGAGAATTCGAGGGCAAGCAGATGTTCCATATTGGGCACATACCACGATGAATCTATTAAAACTTGAAAAAAAATTCCGTGCAACTATTCTTCCAATTAAAGATAACACACTTGGCATGTTAGATAAAGTCAAACATTATGTCTCTTGGATTGAATTAGACGAGTCTCTTGCAAAAGAATTGTTGGAGAAGAAGGCAAGAAAATCTGGCTATGTTAAAGTTACAGATGCTGATCTAAAAGAATTGGGCTTTTCAAGCTTTGACGAACTTGCAAAATCTTTATCCTCTGGTGAATCAGTATTGTCTAAACTCAAACCATTAAAACCATGGTTTGCACTTGCTCCACCACGTAAGGGCTTTAAGAAGAGTAGCAAAAAATTATATGGTCAAAAAGGTATTTTGGGGCATAATAAAGACCTCGATGAACTAGTTAGGAGAATGATTTGA
- a CDS encoding 30S ribosomal protein S5, with protein sequence MNRPPRRTERKPFVEPPWIPRTVLGHKVNRGEITSMENILENGLRIQESGIVKKLLPDLKSEVFDVVMIQKMTPNGQSTRFKALVVAGNENGWLGIGMGKSKQVRIAIEKATNAAYLNVSPIKMGCGSWECRCDQQHSVPFKVRGRGGSVTIEIIPAPRGLGLVAGGKIKRLLELAGLKDAWTTAKGSTTTMNSTSQAILHCLKQTFSQG encoded by the coding sequence ATGAATCGTCCACCTCGTAGAACAGAAAGAAAACCATTTGTTGAACCTCCTTGGATACCAAGAACTGTTTTAGGTCACAAAGTTAATCGTGGTGAGATTACTTCTATGGAAAACATTCTTGAAAATGGTTTGAGAATTCAGGAATCTGGCATCGTTAAAAAACTACTACCTGACTTGAAAAGTGAAGTATTTGATGTAGTTATGATCCAAAAAATGACTCCAAATGGTCAATCCACTAGGTTCAAAGCCCTTGTAGTTGCAGGGAATGAAAATGGCTGGCTTGGTATTGGAATGGGTAAATCAAAACAAGTACGTATTGCTATAGAAAAAGCAACAAATGCTGCATACTTGAATGTCTCTCCGATAAAGATGGGCTGTGGTAGTTGGGAGTGTCGTTGTGATCAACAACACTCTGTACCGTTTAAAGTTCGGGGTCGTGGTGGTAGTGTTACTATAGAAATTATCCCTGCACCAAGAGGACTCGGTCTAGTCGCTGGCGGTAAAATTAAGCGCCTATTGGAACTTGCCGGTCTTAAAGATGCTTGGACTACAGCTAAAGGCTCTACTACTACCATGAATTCTACATCACAGGCTATATTACACTGTTTGAAACAGACATTTAGTCAGGGTTGA
- a CDS encoding 50S ribosomal protein L18 gives MPLYMVYAQILHRIRNEKTNYKKRRGMLMGRHNFISVFISNQNTQVQILKPEIAGDKVLASSHSRYLVDKGWKGSCKNIPAAYLTGYIAGKKALAAGVSNAILYSGTRSYTQRMAASLKGIIDAGIAVNADSETFPSQDRIDGKHLTVKNNVGDFKNIIDGDIK, from the coding sequence ATGCCATTATATATGGTATATGCACAGATATTACACCGCATTCGAAACGAAAAGACGAATTATAAAAAACGTCGTGGCATGCTTATGGGCAGACATAATTTTATTTCTGTATTTATATCTAATCAAAATACCCAAGTTCAAATATTAAAACCTGAGATTGCTGGAGACAAAGTATTGGCGTCTTCTCACTCACGATACCTTGTAGACAAAGGTTGGAAAGGTTCATGTAAAAATATTCCTGCAGCATACTTGACAGGATACATTGCAGGTAAAAAGGCTCTTGCCGCAGGTGTATCGAATGCTATTTTGTATAGTGGTACACGCTCATATACACAAAGAATGGCAGCATCTCTGAAAGGAATTATTGACGCCGGTATAGCCGTTAATGCAGACTCGGAAACATTTCCTTCTCAGGATAGAATTGATGGAAAACATCTTACTGTAAAAAATAATGTCGGTGATTTTAAAAATATTATAGATGGAGATATCAAATGA
- the argF gene encoding ornithine carbamoyltransferase — protein sequence MHSLLTLNELDSDSIMELIKLGIKIKKDPNSFADTLQGKTLAMIFEKPSTRTRISFEAGMFQLGGHALILSSDQMQMSRGESIEDTAKTLSGYVDCVMARVYDHNILNILSANSTVPVINGLSNSFHPCQILANIMTIYEIKGKLDGLKLAWIGDGNNVCNSLIYGCVKSNVNIAVATPPDFKPNQNVINDAKKLGSITLTDDPSLAITDADVVMTDTFTSIHDDADKLSKFLPTFQINDNLFKLSKSDSIFLHCLPAKRDQEVTSSVIDGPQSVIWQEAENRLHAQKALLVSILT from the coding sequence ATGCACTCTCTACTAACACTAAACGAATTAGATTCGGATTCTATAATGGAGTTGATTAAACTTGGTATAAAAATTAAAAAAGATCCAAATTCATTTGCTGATACATTACAAGGGAAAACTCTTGCTATGATATTTGAAAAACCATCTACTAGAACACGTATAAGCTTTGAGGCTGGAATGTTTCAACTTGGTGGACATGCACTAATTCTGTCCTCTGATCAAATGCAGATGTCTAGGGGGGAATCTATTGAAGACACTGCAAAAACATTATCTGGATATGTGGATTGTGTGATGGCTAGAGTATATGATCATAATATTTTGAATATATTATCTGCAAATTCTACTGTACCGGTAATTAATGGACTGTCAAATTCATTTCATCCGTGTCAAATATTAGCAAATATTATGACAATTTATGAAATCAAAGGAAAACTCGATGGACTTAAACTTGCTTGGATTGGTGATGGAAATAATGTATGCAACTCTCTAATTTATGGGTGTGTCAAATCTAATGTTAATATTGCAGTTGCAACACCACCTGATTTTAAACCCAATCAAAATGTAATTAATGATGCCAAAAAATTAGGATCCATAACTTTGACTGATGATCCCAGTCTAGCTATAACTGATGCAGATGTAGTAATGACTGATACATTCACATCAATTCATGATGATGCAGATAAGTTGAGTAAATTTCTTCCAACGTTTCAGATAAATGATAATCTATTCAAACTATCCAAGAGCGATTCTATCTTTTTACACTGTCTTCCGGCAAAACGTGATCAAGAGGTAACATCCTCTGTTATTGATGGTCCTCAATCAGTTATATGGCAAGAAGCTGAAAATCGTCTGCATGCCCAAAAAGCACTATTGGTATCTATACTTACATGA
- the ftsY gene encoding signal recognition particle-docking protein FtsY, with the protein MFDALRGSFSKTIKKISQKELNEKDINEILTELEFSLLESDVALPVIDSIKENLKKHLTGTMVDKKEIAQFIKTSLIQDISSYFDASGTIDIFEQIESKKAVGKPYIILFVGINGTGKTTTLAKFAHMLSKKQYSVVLSAADTFRAGAIEQLREHSNRLGLKLIAQNYGSDPAAVAKDAILYAQSHKTDCVLIDTAGRMQTSTNLMDQIAKITKVVSPDLKIFVGDSLAGNDTVSQAKTFHESTQFDCSVLTKCDADSRGGAALSIVHTTSTPIIYLGVGQEYDNLAPFDKQVFIDTVFADDPKITLGDSMEQSKQIEQHVKPTDVSEKLQSVSVSESADKIPDSEITPTSNEYLSKDTTTTKTPNPDDPFAGLDTSDINHYVDLHSISPPENDAQARELATNIRKWLDEKEKSRDDSKKEKRSLFNRFKR; encoded by the coding sequence ATGTTTGATGCCCTACGCGGTTCTTTTTCCAAAACCATTAAAAAAATTTCGCAAAAAGAATTAAATGAAAAAGACATCAATGAGATTTTAACTGAATTAGAATTTTCACTTTTAGAATCTGACGTGGCCCTACCTGTAATCGATTCCATTAAAGAGAATTTGAAAAAACATCTAACTGGAACAATGGTGGACAAAAAAGAGATTGCACAATTCATAAAAACTTCATTAATTCAAGATATATCCTCTTATTTTGATGCATCTGGCACAATCGATATTTTCGAACAGATTGAATCTAAAAAAGCGGTAGGTAAACCATACATTATATTATTTGTAGGAATAAATGGTACTGGAAAGACCACTACCCTTGCAAAATTTGCACATATGTTGTCAAAGAAACAATATTCCGTAGTTCTTTCTGCTGCAGATACCTTTAGAGCAGGAGCGATAGAACAATTACGTGAACACTCGAACCGTTTGGGTCTCAAACTAATAGCACAAAATTATGGTTCTGATCCGGCAGCTGTAGCTAAAGATGCCATCTTGTATGCACAATCGCACAAAACTGATTGTGTTCTTATTGACACAGCTGGTCGTATGCAAACAAGTACAAATCTTATGGATCAAATAGCAAAAATTACAAAGGTTGTATCCCCTGACCTTAAAATTTTTGTTGGAGATTCATTGGCAGGAAATGATACTGTTAGTCAAGCAAAAACTTTTCATGAATCTACACAATTTGATTGCTCTGTACTTACAAAATGTGATGCTGATTCACGTGGAGGCGCAGCTCTGTCTATTGTTCATACTACGTCTACTCCAATTATTTATCTTGGTGTGGGACAAGAATATGATAATCTAGCGCCATTTGATAAACAAGTATTCATTGATACTGTATTTGCCGATGATCCTAAAATCACGCTTGGGGATTCTATGGAACAATCTAAACAAATTGAGCAACATGTAAAACCAACTGATGTCTCTGAGAAATTACAATCCGTTTCTGTTTCTGAATCTGCAGATAAAATACCAGATTCTGAAATAACACCTACTAGTAATGAATATTTGTCTAAAGATACAACAACAACAAAAACTCCAAACCCTGATGATCCTTTTGCTGGTTTGGATACATCTGACATTAATCATTATGTTGATCTACACAGCATTTCTCCACCAGAAAATGATGCCCAAGCTAGAGAATTGGCTACTAATATTAGAAAATGGCTTGATGAAAAGGAGAAATCTAGAGATGACTCTAAAAAGGAAAAGCGTTCTTTATTTAATAGGTTCAAGCGATGA
- the pfdA gene encoding prefoldin subunit alpha has protein sequence MSERGQQLAQELQMMESYYSDILKQESMLSTTLKYVADSIDSLRAFDMPELEVFAPLGPGIHVKAKIKQDDKILVDVGTGMAIEKDRDAALSYLEMRIKTLTVGLREVTTKKQSVVDSMENMRHEAANLATQKS, from the coding sequence ATGAGCGAACGTGGTCAACAACTTGCACAAGAATTACAGATGATGGAGTCTTATTATTCTGATATTCTCAAACAAGAATCTATGCTAAGTACCACATTAAAGTATGTGGCAGATTCAATAGACTCGTTACGCGCATTTGATATGCCTGAATTGGAAGTATTTGCCCCATTAGGACCTGGGATACATGTAAAGGCAAAGATCAAACAAGATGATAAAATTTTAGTAGATGTAGGTACTGGCATGGCCATTGAAAAGGATCGTGATGCTGCCTTGTCATATCTTGAAATGAGAATAAAAACACTCACAGTTGGATTACGTGAAGTTACTACAAAAAAACAATCTGTTGTAGATAGCATGGAAAATATGCGGCACGAGGCAGCAAACCTTGCTACTCAGAAAAGTTAG